One stretch of Streptomyces sp. A2-16 DNA includes these proteins:
- the rplV gene encoding 50S ribosomal protein L22, which translates to MEARAQARYIRVTPMKARRVVDLIRGMDATEAQAVLRFAPQAASVPVGKVLDSAIANAAHNYDHTDADSLFISEAYVDEGPTLKRFRPRAQGRAYRIRKRTSHITVVVSSKEGTR; encoded by the coding sequence ATGGAAGCCAGGGCCCAGGCGCGGTACATCCGCGTTACGCCCATGAAGGCCCGCCGAGTGGTGGACCTTATCCGTGGCATGGACGCCACGGAGGCTCAGGCGGTCCTGCGATTCGCTCCGCAGGCCGCCTCAGTGCCCGTCGGCAAGGTGCTGGACAGCGCCATCGCCAACGCCGCGCACAACTACGACCACACCGACGCCGACAGCCTCTTCATCTCCGAGGCGTACGTCGACGAGGGCCCGACCCTGAAGCGGTTCCGGCCGCGCGCCCAGGGCCGTGCCTACCGGATCCGCAAGCGGACCAGCCACATCACCGTGGTCGTCAGCAGCAAGGAAGGAACCCGGTAA
- the rpsS gene encoding 30S ribosomal protein S19, whose protein sequence is MPRSLKKGPFVDDHLIKKVDAQNEAGSKNVIKTWSRRSMIVPAMLGHTIAVHNGKTHIPVFVTESMVGHKLGEFSPTRTFRGHVKDDRKSKRR, encoded by the coding sequence ATGCCGCGCAGTCTCAAGAAGGGGCCCTTCGTCGACGACCACCTGATCAAGAAGGTGGACGCCCAGAACGAAGCGGGCTCTAAGAACGTCATCAAGACCTGGTCCCGTCGCTCGATGATCGTCCCGGCCATGCTCGGCCACACGATCGCGGTGCACAACGGCAAGACCCACATCCCGGTGTTCGTCACCGAGTCGATGGTCGGCCACAAGCTCGGCGAGTTCTCGCCGACGCGCACCTTCCGGGGTCACGTCAAGGACGACCGGAAGTCGAAGCGCCGCTAG
- the rpsH gene encoding 30S ribosomal protein S8: MTMTDPIADMLTRLRNANSAYHDSVTMPASKIKSHIAEILQQEGFITGWKVEDAEVGKNLVLELKFGPNRERSIAGIKRISKPGLRVYAKSTNLPKVLGGLGVAIISTSHGLLTDKQAGKKGVGGEVLAYVW; encoded by the coding sequence ATGACCATGACTGATCCGATCGCAGACATGCTTACGCGTCTGCGGAACGCGAACTCGGCATACCACGACTCCGTGACGATGCCGGCGTCCAAGATCAAGTCTCACATCGCGGAGATCCTCCAGCAGGAGGGCTTCATCACGGGCTGGAAGGTCGAGGACGCCGAGGTCGGCAAGAACCTCGTCCTCGAGCTGAAGTTCGGCCCGAACCGTGAGCGCTCCATCGCGGGCATCAAGCGGATCTCCAAGCCCGGTCTCCGGGTGTACGCGAAGTCCACCAACCTGCCCAAGGTCCTCGGTGGCCTCGGCGTGGCGATCATCTCCACGTCGCACGGTCTTCTGACCGACAAGCAGGCCGGCAAGAAGGGCGTAGGCGGAGAAGTCCTCGCCTACGTCTGGTAG
- the rplX gene encoding 50S ribosomal protein L24, protein MKIKKGDLVQVITGKDKGKQGKVIAAFPREDRVLVEGVNRVKKHTKAGPTARGSQAGGIVTTEAPIHVSNVQLVVEKDGNKVVTRVGYRFDDEGNKIRVAKRTGEDI, encoded by the coding sequence ATGAAGATCAAGAAGGGCGACCTGGTCCAGGTCATCACCGGTAAGGACAAGGGCAAGCAGGGCAAGGTCATCGCGGCCTTCCCCCGCGAGGACCGTGTCCTGGTCGAGGGTGTCAACCGGGTCAAGAAGCACACCAAGGCCGGCCCGACCGCTCGCGGTTCGCAGGCCGGTGGCATCGTCACGACCGAGGCGCCGATCCACGTCTCCAACGTCCAGCTGGTCGTTGAGAAGGACGGCAACAAGGTCGTCACGCGTGTCGGTTACCGCTTCGACGACGAGGGCAACAAGATCCGCGTTGCCAAGCGGACGGGTGAGGACATCTGA
- a CDS encoding type Z 30S ribosomal protein S14 — translation MAKKALIAKAARKPKFGVRAYTRCQRCGRPHSVYRKFGLCRVCLREMAHRGELPGVTKSSW, via the coding sequence ATGGCGAAGAAGGCTCTGATTGCCAAGGCTGCTCGCAAGCCCAAGTTCGGTGTGCGTGCGTACACCCGCTGCCAGCGCTGCGGCCGTCCGCACTCCGTGTACCGCAAGTTCGGCCTCTGCCGCGTGTGCCTTCGTGAGATGGCTCACCGTGGCGAGCTGCCGGGCGTGACCAAGAGCTCCTGGTAA
- the rplP gene encoding 50S ribosomal protein L16, with protein MLIPRRVKHRKQHHPKRRGQAKGGTTVAFGEYGIQALTPAYVTNRQIEAARIAMTRHIKRGGKVWINIYPDRPLTKKPAETRMGSGKGSPEWWIANVHPGRVMFELSYPNEKIAREALTRAAHKLPMKCRIVKREAGEA; from the coding sequence ATGCTGATCCCCCGTAGGGTCAAGCACCGCAAGCAGCACCACCCGAAGCGCCGTGGTCAGGCCAAGGGCGGTACGACGGTCGCGTTCGGCGAGTACGGCATTCAGGCCCTCACGCCGGCGTACGTGACCAACCGCCAGATCGAGGCGGCCCGTATCGCGATGACCCGCCACATCAAGCGTGGCGGCAAGGTCTGGATCAACATCTACCCGGACCGCCCGCTGACGAAGAAGCCTGCCGAGACCCGCATGGGTTCCGGTAAGGGTTCCCCCGAGTGGTGGATCGCGAACGTGCACCCGGGCCGGGTCATGTTCGAGCTGTCCTACCCCAACGAGAAGATCGCCCGTGAGGCCCTGACTCGCGCAGCCCACAAGCTGCCGATGAAGTGCCGGATCGTCAAGCGCGAGGCAGGTGAAGCGTGA
- the rpsE gene encoding 30S ribosomal protein S5 — protein sequence MAGPQRRGGGAGGGERRDRKGRDGGAAAAEKTAYVERVVAINRVAKVVKGGRRFSFTALVVVGDGDGTVGVGYGKAKEVPAAIAKGVEEAKKHFFKVPRIQGTIPHPITGEKAAGVVLLKPASPGTGVIAGGPVRAVLECAGIHDVLSKSLGSSNAINIVHATVEALKGLQRPEEIAARRGLPLEDVAPAALLRARAGAGAA from the coding sequence ATGGCTGGACCCCAGCGCCGCGGTGGCGGTGCCGGTGGCGGCGAGCGGCGGGACCGTAAGGGTCGTGACGGTGGCGCAGCCGCCGCCGAGAAGACTGCTTACGTTGAGCGTGTCGTCGCGATCAACCGTGTCGCCAAGGTTGTGAAGGGTGGTCGTCGCTTCAGCTTCACCGCGCTGGTCGTGGTGGGCGACGGTGACGGCACCGTGGGTGTCGGTTACGGCAAGGCCAAGGAGGTGCCGGCCGCCATCGCCAAGGGTGTTGAGGAGGCCAAGAAGCACTTCTTCAAGGTCCCCCGTATCCAGGGCACCATCCCGCACCCGATCACGGGTGAGAAGGCTGCCGGCGTCGTACTGCTCAAGCCCGCGTCCCCCGGTACCGGCGTTATCGCCGGTGGCCCGGTGCGTGCGGTGCTCGAGTGCGCCGGTATCCACGACGTCCTGTCGAAGTCGCTCGGCTCGTCGAACGCGATCAACATCGTGCACGCGACCGTGGAGGCCCTGAAGGGCCTGCAGCGCCCCGAGGAGATCGCGGCCCGCCGTGGTCTGCCCCTCGAGGACGTTGCTCCCGCGGCTCTGCTTCGTGCGCGTGCCGGGGCTGGTGCTGCGTAA
- the rpmD gene encoding 50S ribosomal protein L30 yields the protein MAQLKITQTKSYIGSKQNHRDTLRSLGLKGINTQVVKEDRPEFRGMVHTVRHLVTVEEVD from the coding sequence ATGGCTCAGCTCAAGATCACGCAGACGAAGTCGTACATCGGCAGCAAGCAGAACCACCGTGACACCCTGCGTTCCCTTGGTCTCAAGGGCATCAACACGCAGGTCGTCAAGGAGGACCGCCCCGAGTTCCGCGGCATGGTGCACACCGTCCGCCACCTCGTGACGGTCGAGGAGGTCGACTGA
- the rplB gene encoding 50S ribosomal protein L2: MGIRKYKPTTPGRRGSSVADFVEVTRSTPEKSLVRPLHSKGGRNNAGRVTVRHQGGGHKRAYRVIDFRRHDKDGVPAKVAHIEYDPNRTARIALLHYADGEKRYILAPRNLQQGDRVENGPGADIKPGNNLALRNIPVGTTIHAIELRPGGGAKFARSAGASVQLLAKEGTMAHLRMPSGEIRLVDQRCRATVGEVGNAEQSNINWGKAGRKRWLGVRPTVRGVAMNPVDHPHGGGEGKTSGGRHPVSPWGQKEGRTRSPKKASNKYIVRRRKTNKKR, encoded by the coding sequence ATGGGAATCCGCAAGTACAAGCCGACTACGCCGGGCCGTCGCGGCTCCAGCGTCGCCGACTTCGTCGAGGTCACGCGGTCCACGCCGGAGAAGTCGCTGGTCCGCCCGCTGCACAGCAAGGGCGGCCGTAACAACGCCGGTCGTGTGACCGTTCGCCACCAGGGTGGCGGACACAAGCGCGCCTACCGTGTCATCGACTTCCGTCGCCATGACAAGGACGGCGTGCCGGCGAAGGTCGCGCACATCGAGTACGACCCCAACCGCACCGCGCGCATCGCGCTGCTGCACTACGCGGACGGCGAGAAGCGCTACATCCTCGCCCCGCGCAACCTGCAGCAGGGTGACCGCGTCGAGAACGGTCCCGGGGCCGACATCAAGCCGGGCAACAACCTGGCGCTCCGCAACATCCCGGTCGGTACCACGATCCACGCGATCGAGCTCCGTCCCGGTGGCGGCGCCAAGTTCGCCCGCTCCGCCGGTGCCTCGGTGCAGCTGCTCGCGAAGGAGGGCACCATGGCCCACCTCCGCATGCCGTCCGGTGAGATCCGCCTGGTCGACCAGCGCTGCCGCGCCACGGTCGGCGAGGTCGGCAACGCCGAGCAGAGCAACATCAACTGGGGCAAGGCCGGCCGCAAGCGCTGGCTGGGCGTCCGCCCGACCGTTCGCGGTGTGGCGATGAACCCGGTTGACCACCCCCACGGTGGTGGTGAGGGCAAGACCTCCGGTGGTCGCCACCCGGTCAGCCCCTGGGGTCAGAAGGAGGGTCGTACTCGTTCGCCGAAGAAGGCTTCGAACAAGTACATCGTCCGCCGCCGCAAGACGAACAAGAAGCGCTAG
- the rplF gene encoding 50S ribosomal protein L6, translating to MSRIGKLPITVPAGVDVTIDGRTVSVKGPKGSLSHTVAAPIDIAKGEDGVLNVTRPNDERQNKALHGLSRTLVANMITGVTQGYVKKLEISGVGYRVTAKGSNLEFALGYSHPITVEAPEGITFKVEAPTRFSVEGIDKQKVGEVAANIRKLRKPDPYKAKGVKYEGEVIRRKVGKAGK from the coding sequence ATGTCGCGTATTGGCAAGCTCCCCATCACGGTTCCCGCCGGCGTGGACGTCACCATCGACGGCCGTACGGTCTCGGTCAAGGGCCCCAAGGGTTCCTTGAGCCACACCGTCGCTGCGCCGATCGACATCGCCAAGGGTGAGGACGGCGTTCTCAACGTCACCCGCCCCAACGACGAGCGTCAGAACAAGGCCCTGCACGGCCTGTCCCGCACGCTGGTGGCGAACATGATCACCGGCGTGACCCAGGGTTACGTGAAGAAGCTCGAGATCAGCGGTGTCGGTTACCGCGTGACGGCCAAGGGTTCGAACCTCGAGTTCGCTCTCGGCTACAGCCACCCGATCACCGTCGAGGCCCCCGAGGGCATCACCTTCAAGGTGGAGGCCCCCACCCGGTTCTCGGTCGAGGGCATCGACAAGCAGAAGGTCGGCGAGGTTGCGGCCAACATCCGCAAGCTGCGCAAGCCCGACCCGTACAAGGCCAAGGGTGTCAAGTACGAGGGCGAAGTCATCCGCCGCAAGGTCGGAAAGGCGGGTAAGTAA
- the secY gene encoding preprotein translocase subunit SecY, which produces MLTAFARAFKTPDLRKKLLFTLAIIVVYRVGTHIPIPGVDYKSVQECVDQASGNQGLFGLVNMFSGGALLQITIFALGIMPYITASIILQLLTVVIPRLEALKKEGQAGTAKITQYTRYLTVALAILQGTGLVATARSGALFSGCTVASSIVPDRAIFTTIVMVITMTAGTAVVMWLGELITDRGIGNGMSILMFISIAATFPSALWAIKKQGTLADGWIEFGTVIAVGLVMVGLVVFVEQAQRRIPVQYAKRMIGRRSYGGTSTYIPLKVNQAGVIPVIFASSLLYIPALIAQFSSGNSGWKTWIEANLVKGDHPIYITLYFLLIVFFAFFYVAISFNPEEVADNMKKYGGFIPGIRAGRPTAEYLSYVLNRITWPGSLYLGLIALVPTMALVGFGASQNFPFGGTSILIIVGVGLETVKQIESQLQQRNYEGFLR; this is translated from the coding sequence GTGCTCACCGCGTTCGCCCGGGCGTTCAAGACGCCCGACCTGCGCAAGAAGCTGCTCTTCACGCTCGCCATCATCGTGGTGTACCGCGTGGGTACCCACATCCCGATCCCTGGCGTCGACTACAAGTCCGTCCAGGAGTGTGTGGACCAGGCGTCCGGCAACCAGGGACTCTTCGGTCTGGTCAACATGTTCAGCGGTGGCGCGCTGCTGCAGATCACGATCTTCGCGCTCGGCATCATGCCGTACATCACGGCGAGCATCATTCTGCAGCTGCTGACCGTGGTGATCCCACGCCTGGAAGCCCTCAAGAAGGAGGGCCAGGCCGGAACGGCGAAGATCACGCAGTACACCCGTTATCTCACGGTGGCGCTCGCCATCCTGCAGGGCACCGGCCTGGTGGCCACCGCCCGCAGCGGCGCTCTCTTCTCCGGCTGCACCGTCGCGTCGAGCATCGTCCCGGACCGCGCGATCTTCACCACGATCGTCATGGTCATCACGATGACCGCCGGTACGGCCGTCGTCATGTGGCTCGGTGAGCTCATCACCGACCGCGGCATCGGCAACGGCATGTCGATCCTGATGTTCATCTCGATCGCCGCCACCTTCCCGTCCGCGCTGTGGGCCATCAAGAAGCAGGGCACCCTGGCCGACGGCTGGATCGAGTTCGGCACCGTCATCGCGGTCGGCCTGGTCATGGTCGGCCTGGTGGTCTTCGTCGAGCAGGCCCAGCGCCGCATCCCCGTGCAGTACGCGAAGCGCATGATCGGCCGCCGTTCCTACGGCGGTACGTCGACGTACATCCCGCTGAAGGTCAACCAGGCCGGTGTGATTCCCGTCATCTTCGCGTCGTCGCTGCTCTACATCCCGGCTCTGATCGCGCAGTTCTCGAGCGGCAACTCGGGCTGGAAGACCTGGATCGAGGCCAACCTCGTCAAGGGTGACCACCCGATCTACATCACGCTCTACTTCTTGCTCATCGTTTTCTTCGCGTTCTTCTACGTGGCGATCTCCTTCAACCCCGAGGAAGTCGCCGACAACATGAAGAAGTATGGTGGCTTCATCCCGGGCATCCGGGCTGGCCGACCGACCGCTGAGTACCTCAGCTACGTACTCAACCGGATCACCTGGCCGGGTTCGCTGTACTTGGGTCTGATCGCTCTTGTGCCAACGATGGCGTTGGTCGGCTTCGGGGCAAGCCAGAACTTCCCGTTCGGCGGGACCAGCATCCTGATCATCGTGGGTGTCGGTCTCGAGACGGTGAAGCAGATCGAGAGCCAGCTCCAGCAGCGCAATTACGAAGGGTTCCTCCGCTGA
- the rplN gene encoding 50S ribosomal protein L14, which yields MIQQESRLRVADNTGAKEILCIRVLGGSGRRYAGIGDVIVATVKDAIPGGNVKKGDVVKAVIVRTVKERRRPDGSYIRFDENAAVILKNDGDPRGTRIFGPVGRELREKKFMKIISLAPEVL from the coding sequence GTGATCCAGCAGGAGTCGCGACTGCGTGTCGCCGACAACACTGGTGCGAAGGAGATCCTTTGCATCCGTGTGCTCGGTGGCTCCGGTCGCCGCTACGCGGGCATCGGTGACGTCATCGTCGCCACCGTCAAGGACGCGATCCCCGGTGGCAACGTGAAGAAGGGTGACGTCGTCAAGGCGGTCATCGTTCGCACCGTCAAGGAGCGCCGCCGTCCGGACGGCTCGTACATCCGCTTCGACGAGAACGCCGCTGTCATTCTGAAGAACGACGGCGACCCTCGTGGTACCCGCATCTTCGGCCCGGTCGGGCGCGAGCTGCGCGAGAAGAAGTTCATGAAGATCATCTCGCTGGCTCCGGAGGTGCTGTAA
- a CDS encoding adenylate kinase — MRIVLVGPPGAGKGTQAAFLAQNLSIPHISTGDLFRANISRQTDLGKLAKSYMDAGNLVPDEVTIGMAKDRMEQPDAENGFLLDGFPRNVSQAESLDEMLQHEGMKLDAVLDLEVPEEEVVKRIAGRRICRKDSAHVFHVSYKAPKQDGVCDVCGGELYQRDDDSEETVRKRLEVYHTQTEPIIDYYKAQGLVVTISALGKVEDVTGRAMEALQHEDDAA; from the coding sequence ATGCGTATCGTCCTCGTCGGGCCGCCGGGTGCCGGTAAGGGAACGCAGGCCGCGTTCCTCGCCCAGAACCTGTCGATCCCGCACATCTCCACGGGCGACCTGTTCCGCGCCAACATCAGCCGGCAGACGGACCTCGGCAAACTCGCGAAGTCCTACATGGACGCGGGCAACCTGGTTCCGGACGAGGTCACCATCGGCATGGCCAAGGACCGCATGGAGCAGCCGGACGCCGAGAACGGCTTCCTGCTCGACGGCTTCCCGCGCAACGTCTCGCAGGCCGAGTCGCTCGACGAGATGCTGCAGCACGAGGGCATGAAGCTGGACGCGGTGCTGGACCTCGAGGTACCCGAGGAAGAGGTCGTCAAGCGCATCGCCGGCCGCCGAATCTGCCGCAAGGACTCGGCGCACGTCTTCCACGTCTCGTACAAGGCGCCCAAGCAGGACGGCGTCTGTGACGTCTGCGGCGGCGAGCTGTACCAGCGCGACGACGACTCCGAGGAGACGGTCCGCAAGCGCCTGGAGGTCTACCACACCCAGACCGAGCCGATCATCGACTACTACAAGGCCCAGGGCCTGGTGGTCACGATCTCGGCGCTCGGCAAGGTGGAGGACGTCACCGGCCGTGCCATGGAGGCGCTCCAGCACGAGGACGACGCCGCGTAG
- the rplR gene encoding 50S ribosomal protein L18 has product MAYGQKILKGDAYKRAAIKRRHIRIRKRISGTAERPRLVVTRSNRHIVAQVIDDIKGHTLASASTLDTTVRGGEGDKSAQAKQVGALVAERAKAAGVEAVVFDRGGNQYAGRIAALADAAREAGLKF; this is encoded by the coding sequence ATGGCATACGGACAGAAGATCCTGAAGGGCGACGCCTACAAGCGCGCCGCGATCAAGCGCCGTCACATCCGGATCCGCAAGCGGATCTCCGGTACGGCGGAGCGTCCCCGTCTGGTCGTTACCCGCTCCAACCGCCACATCGTGGCCCAGGTGATCGACGACATCAAGGGTCACACCCTGGCGTCGGCGTCCACCCTGGACACCACGGTCCGCGGTGGCGAGGGCGACAAGTCGGCACAGGCCAAGCAGGTCGGCGCCCTGGTCGCCGAGCGTGCGAAGGCCGCCGGTGTCGAGGCTGTCGTATTCGACCGTGGTGGCAACCAGTACGCCGGGCGCATCGCTGCCCTGGCGGACGCCGCCCGCGAAGCCGGGCTCAAGTTCTGA
- the rplO gene encoding 50S ribosomal protein L15 has product MAENNPLKIHNLRPAPGAKTAKTRVGRGEASKGKTAGRGTKGTKARYQVPERFEGGQMPLHMRLPKLKGFKNPFKTEFQVVNLDKLAALYPEGGEVTVEGLVAKGAVRKNSLVKVLGQGEISVALQVTVDAVSGSAKEKITAAGGTVTELV; this is encoded by the coding sequence ATGGCGGAGAACAACCCGCTCAAGATCCACAACCTCCGTCCCGCCCCGGGCGCCAAGACCGCCAAGACCCGTGTGGGTCGTGGTGAGGCGTCGAAGGGTAAGACGGCCGGTCGTGGTACCAAGGGTACGAAGGCCCGTTACCAGGTTCCGGAGCGCTTCGAGGGTGGCCAGATGCCCCTCCACATGCGTCTTCCGAAGCTGAAGGGCTTCAAGAACCCGTTCAAGACCGAGTTCCAGGTCGTGAACCTCGACAAGCTGGCCGCGCTCTACCCCGAGGGTGGCGAGGTCACCGTCGAGGGTCTGGTGGCCAAGGGTGCCGTTCGCAAGAACAGCCTCGTCAAGGTCCTCGGCCAGGGCGAGATCTCCGTGGCGCTGCAGGTGACGGTCGATGCCGTCTCCGGCTCCGCCAAGGAGAAGATCACCGCCGCCGGCGGCACGGTCACCGAGCTCGTCTGA
- the rpsQ gene encoding 30S ribosomal protein S17, whose product MSESNVTEQTAEARGFRKTREGLVVSDKMDKTVVVAVEDRVKHALYGKVIRRTNKLKAHDEQNAAGVGDRVLLAETRPLSATKRWRVVEILEKAK is encoded by the coding sequence ATGAGTGAGAGCAACGTGACTGAGCAGACTGCAGAGGCCCGCGGCTTCCGCAAGACCCGTGAGGGTCTCGTCGTCAGCGACAAGATGGACAAGACCGTCGTCGTCGCTGTCGAGGACCGCGTCAAGCACGCGCTGTACGGCAAGGTCATCCGCCGTACCAACAAGCTCAAGGCGCACGACGAGCAGAACGCTGCCGGCGTCGGCGACCGGGTCCTCCTCGCGGAGACCCGCCCGCTGTCCGCCACGAAGCGGTGGCGCGTCGTCGAGATCCTCGAGAAGGCCAAGTAA
- the rpsC gene encoding 30S ribosomal protein S3 produces MGQKVNPHGFRLGVTTDFKSRWYADKLYKDYVKEDVAIRRMMTSGMERAGISKVEIERTRDRVRVDIHTARPGIVIGRRGAEADRIRGDLEKLTGKQVQLNILEVKNPETDAQLVAQAVAEQLSSRVSFRRAMRKSMQSAMKAGAKGIKIQCGGRLGGAEMSRSEFYREGRVPLHTLRANVDYGFFEAKTTFGRIGVKVWIYKGDVKNIAEVRAENAAARAGNRPARGGGADRPARGGRGGERRGRKPQQAAGAEAPKAEAPAAAAPAESTGTEA; encoded by the coding sequence ATGGGCCAGAAGGTTAACCCGCATGGGTTCCGGCTCGGTGTCACCACGGACTTCAAGTCCCGGTGGTACGCCGACAAGCTGTACAAGGACTACGTCAAGGAAGACGTCGCCATCCGTCGGATGATGACGTCCGGCATGGAGCGCGCCGGCATCTCGAAGGTGGAGATCGAGCGCACCCGTGACCGTGTGCGTGTGGACATCCACACCGCTCGTCCGGGCATCGTCATCGGCCGCCGTGGCGCCGAGGCCGACCGCATCCGCGGTGACCTCGAGAAGCTCACGGGCAAGCAGGTCCAGCTGAACATCCTCGAGGTCAAGAACCCCGAGACCGACGCTCAGCTGGTTGCCCAGGCCGTCGCCGAGCAGCTCTCCTCCCGCGTCTCCTTCCGCCGTGCCATGCGCAAGAGCATGCAGTCGGCGATGAAGGCCGGGGCCAAGGGCATCAAGATCCAGTGCGGTGGCCGCCTCGGTGGCGCCGAGATGTCCCGCTCGGAGTTCTACCGCGAGGGCCGCGTGCCCCTGCACACGCTCCGCGCGAACGTGGACTACGGCTTCTTCGAGGCCAAGACGACCTTCGGCCGCATCGGTGTGAAGGTCTGGATCTACAAGGGCGACGTCAAGAACATCGCCGAGGTTCGCGCCGAGAACGCTGCCGCCCGTGCGGGTAACCGCCCGGCTCGCGGTGGCGGTGCCGACCGCCCGGCCCGTGGTGGCCGCGGTGGCGAGCGGCGCGGTCGCAAGCCGCAGCAGGCTGCCGGTGCCGAGGCCCCCAAGGCCGAGGCTCCCGCCGCCGCCGCTCCGGCTGAGAGCACCGGAACGGAGGCCTGA
- the rpmC gene encoding 50S ribosomal protein L29, which produces MSAGTKASELRELGDEELLNKLREAKEELFNLRFQAATGQLENHGRLKAVRKDIARIYTLMRERELGIETVESA; this is translated from the coding sequence ATGTCGGCCGGTACCAAGGCGTCCGAGCTGCGCGAACTGGGTGACGAGGAGCTGCTGAACAAGCTCCGCGAAGCCAAGGAAGAGCTGTTCAACCTCCGCTTCCAGGCGGCGACGGGTCAGCTCGAGAACCACGGTCGGCTCAAGGCCGTCCGTAAGGACATCGCGCGGATCTACACCCTGATGCGTGAGCGCGAGCTGGGCATCGAGACGGTGGAGAGCGCCTGA
- the rplE gene encoding 50S ribosomal protein L5: MATTTTPRLKTKYREEIAGKLRDEFKYENVMQIPGLVKIVVNMGVGDAARDSKLIDGAIRDLTTITGQKPAVTKARKSIAQFKLREGQPIGAHVTLRGDRMWEFLDRTLSLALPRIRDFRGLSPKQFDGRGNYTFGLTEQVMFHEIDQDKIDRTRGMDITVVTTATNDAEGRALLRHLGFPFKEA; encoded by the coding sequence ATGGCTACCACCACGACTCCGCGTCTCAAGACGAAGTACCGCGAGGAGATCGCGGGCAAGCTGCGTGACGAGTTCAAGTACGAGAACGTCATGCAGATCCCCGGCCTCGTCAAGATCGTGGTCAACATGGGTGTGGGCGACGCCGCCCGCGACTCCAAGCTGATCGACGGCGCGATTCGCGACCTCACCACGATCACCGGTCAGAAGCCGGCCGTCACCAAGGCCCGTAAGTCCATCGCGCAGTTCAAGCTGCGTGAGGGCCAGCCGATCGGTGCCCACGTCACGCTTCGTGGCGACCGCATGTGGGAGTTCCTGGACCGCACTCTGTCGCTCGCGCTGCCGCGCATCCGCGACTTCCGTGGTCTGTCCCCCAAGCAGTTCGACGGCCGTGGCAACTACACCTTCGGTCTCACCGAGCAGGTCATGTTCCACGAGATCGACCAGGACAAGATCGACCGTACCCGGGGCATGGACATCACCGTGGTGACCACGGCGACCAACGACGCTGAGGGCCGCGCGCTCCTTCGTCACCTCGGCTTCCCCTTCAAGGAGGCGTGA